Proteins co-encoded in one Hymenobacter swuensis DY53 genomic window:
- a CDS encoding radical SAM protein, producing the protein MRLVRHPVLCNYYVTYRCNAKCSFCDIWEKPSPYITLADVEQNLRDLKRLGVSVVDFTGGEPLLHRQIHEFVGLAHDMGFITTLTTNCLLYPKYAERLRGKVDMLHFSLDSSEKEVHDKGRGVACFDFVLESIRVARELGERPDVLFTVFRENLKDLERVYDEITRPNKLVLILNPAFEYNAVAAGEQLTAEELDYLSAFGKRPGVYLNEAFIQLRRDGGNHVAAPVCRAASTTLVISPSNELVLPCYHLGEQKFPIEGGLHTLYNSAEVQRLAALEGRLPQCEGCTINCYMQPSFAVETSKYFWQALPSTLKYNWEKSTWKRMLTR; encoded by the coding sequence ATGCGTCTTGTTCGTCATCCGGTTCTGTGCAATTACTACGTTACCTACCGGTGTAATGCCAAGTGCTCCTTCTGTGACATCTGGGAGAAACCCTCGCCGTATATCACCCTGGCCGATGTGGAGCAGAACCTGCGGGACCTGAAGCGGCTGGGCGTATCGGTAGTGGACTTTACGGGCGGCGAGCCACTGCTGCACCGCCAGATTCATGAGTTTGTAGGGTTGGCGCATGATATGGGCTTTATCACGACGCTTACCACCAACTGCCTGCTATACCCGAAGTACGCCGAGCGGCTGCGTGGTAAGGTGGATATGCTACACTTCTCGCTCGATTCCTCGGAGAAAGAAGTGCACGACAAGGGGCGGGGCGTAGCGTGCTTTGATTTCGTATTGGAAAGCATTCGGGTGGCACGGGAGCTGGGTGAGCGGCCCGATGTGCTGTTCACGGTATTCCGCGAGAATCTTAAGGATCTGGAGCGGGTATACGACGAAATCACCCGACCCAACAAGCTGGTCCTGATCCTCAACCCGGCTTTTGAGTACAATGCCGTGGCCGCTGGGGAGCAACTGACCGCTGAGGAGTTGGATTACCTCTCGGCCTTCGGCAAGCGGCCCGGGGTGTACCTCAACGAAGCATTTATTCAGCTTCGCCGCGACGGAGGCAACCACGTAGCGGCACCGGTGTGCCGGGCCGCCAGCACCACGCTGGTCATCTCCCCCAGCAACGAACTGGTTCTGCCCTGCTACCACCTGGGGGAGCAGAAATTCCCTATCGAAGGTGGCCTGCACACGCTATATAATTCGGCTGAAGTGCAGCGGCTGGCCGCGCTGGAAGGCCGGCTGCCGCAGTGCGAAGGCTGCACCATCAACTGCTACATGCAGCCCAGCTTTGCCGTTGAAACCAGTAAGTATTTCTGGCAAGCCCTGCCCAGTACCCTCAAGTACAACTGGGAAAAAAGCACCTGGAAACGCATGCTGACGCGGTAG
- a CDS encoding OmpA family protein, with amino-acid sequence MKNLRSLYALLLAVLLLGSNYAEAQTTTTKKPWSKTAKGAVIGGLGGAAGGAVLGRVIGGKSGTAKGAIIGAAVGGAGGALIGRRMDKQAAELQKEMSGAKVERVGEGIKITFDSGLLFAKNSSSLTSSAQANIQDLAKTLIKYGDTNVIVEGHTDTSGSDAINDPLSQRRAQAVANYTQQQGVDASRFTVTGYGSKQPVADNSTEAGRVANRRVEIAIFANEKLKKAAEKGTI; translated from the coding sequence ATGAAAAATCTTCGTTCGTTGTATGCATTGCTGCTGGCGGTGCTGCTGCTGGGCAGTAACTATGCTGAAGCCCAAACGACTACTACCAAGAAACCCTGGAGCAAAACCGCTAAAGGTGCTGTTATAGGTGGTCTGGGCGGGGCAGCCGGTGGCGCAGTCCTAGGCCGCGTAATAGGGGGCAAATCCGGTACGGCTAAGGGGGCCATTATCGGGGCTGCCGTGGGTGGTGCCGGTGGCGCGCTGATCGGCCGCCGCATGGATAAGCAGGCTGCTGAGTTGCAGAAAGAAATGTCGGGCGCCAAAGTAGAGCGCGTGGGAGAAGGCATCAAAATTACTTTCGACTCGGGCCTGCTGTTTGCTAAAAACTCTTCGTCGCTCACGTCTTCTGCTCAAGCAAACATCCAGGATCTGGCTAAAACCCTCATCAAATACGGCGACACGAACGTCATCGTAGAAGGCCACACCGACACCAGCGGTTCCGATGCTATCAATGACCCGCTTTCGCAGCGTCGGGCGCAGGCAGTTGCCAATTATACCCAGCAGCAGGGCGTAGATGCTTCGCGCTTCACGGTAACCGGCTACGGCTCGAAGCAGCCCGTAGCTGACAACTCCACGGAAGCTGGCCGCGTTGCCAACCGCCGGGTAGAAATTGCCATCTTCGCCAACGAAAAACTGAAGAAAGCCGCTGAAAAAGGCACCATCTAA
- a CDS encoding endonuclease III domain-containing protein — MSITYNSPAAEKTWQDHVLLNQFYPPLTLDNPRRSPMRELISTVLSHRTTHADEELAYDRMLEAFGDWARVLAAPTAALAHAIRTTRWPDTQAPRIQEILRRIQAERGEFALDFLADWPTEKGMAWLNDMPGIGLKTASLVLLFNFQKPVLPVDTHVHRIAQRVGMIGPKASADKAHQVLLEQLPKDPLVLLNFHKHNYWHGQKICFFAKPDCARCPLKGFCNYYLEHYGPATPEALAATPAHWDTAWGTLPH, encoded by the coding sequence ATGTCCATTACCTACAACTCACCAGCCGCCGAGAAAACCTGGCAGGATCATGTTCTGCTGAACCAGTTTTACCCACCGCTCACCCTGGATAACCCGCGTAGGTCGCCTATGCGGGAACTGATTTCCACGGTTCTCTCGCACCGCACTACGCATGCCGATGAGGAACTGGCCTACGACCGAATGCTGGAGGCTTTCGGCGACTGGGCCCGAGTGCTGGCCGCGCCTACTGCTGCGCTGGCCCATGCCATCCGGACCACCCGCTGGCCCGATACACAGGCCCCGCGCATTCAGGAGATACTGCGCCGTATTCAGGCAGAGCGGGGAGAGTTTGCGCTGGATTTTCTGGCCGACTGGCCTACCGAAAAAGGTATGGCATGGCTGAATGATATGCCGGGCATCGGGCTGAAAACGGCTTCTCTGGTGCTGCTGTTCAACTTTCAAAAGCCAGTGCTGCCGGTGGATACGCATGTTCACCGGATTGCCCAGCGCGTAGGCATGATTGGCCCCAAAGCCTCTGCCGATAAAGCCCACCAAGTGCTGCTGGAACAGCTACCTAAAGACCCTCTGGTGCTGCTCAACTTCCATAAACACAACTATTGGCACGGCCAGAAAATCTGCTTTTTTGCCAAGCCCGACTGTGCCCGATGTCCGCTCAAAGGCTTCTGCAATTACTACTTGGAGCACTATGGCCCGGCTACTCCGGAGGCCCTGGCGGCTACGCCTGCGCACTGGGATACCGCTTGGGGGACGTTGCCGCACTAG